A section of the Kluyveromyces lactis strain NRRL Y-1140 chromosome F complete sequence genome encodes:
- the PHD1 gene encoding Phd1p (some similarities with uniprot|P53438 Saccharomyces cerevisiae YMR016C SOK2 Protein that can when overexpressed suppress mutants of cAMP-dependent protein kinase displays homologies to several transcription factors), whose product MNYYGYWDYPYYGQGQGQAQGHAQVPPQAAPMSQIPAQVPQVPQVPQVAQPQQVQQVGQIPQVGQMPQVAQVSQLGGQPRQQQPNEDSTSGILQRLNPQNQYLGYAQQQPIPQLQQQPQPQPQPQQQQQQQQQQQQQQPQQQAQQSPRQPQPQVQQQQQPQQYDKGLPQLQPMSTNTQQMMYYPYSGYSHYYPYSGYSYYQQQVPQQMPQIVSQEEDSELKSQQPQQQQLQQQQTQQQPLAPPIISSAVNSHPAGYTQSPSSRYYQLPPTSTYQYPRFQQYGLPMIQQQSQASISTPKSTNRNSSGSSTNISQFGTNSPLDSFSNASPNPKEFPLKRRKSNKKSHLTPTQPNTTTFSQQGQRSKVTTTMWEDENTLCYQVEANGVSVVRRADNDMINGTKLLNVTRMTRGRRDGILKAEKIRHVVKIGSMHLKGVWIPFERALVMAQREKIVDLLYALFVRDIQSIIQQESNGKYQQQTQQHQHHPLMSLPQQNPVPYANHQDDSSNHLMVLTQAGVAMQQQGNYNPNPQIPHSNINESSDNNSHQQQQQQQQQQQQQQFATQSQVQQQPQQLQTDQSLRPASVDNNQEKLHHPAGQLTEADQKRNDSTTSQLGASSKQHDEGNSNTNANPSNLKD is encoded by the coding sequence ATGAACTATTACGGCTATTGGGATTACCCTTATTATGGCCAAGGACAAGGTCAGGCCCAAGGACATGCACAGGTGCCACCTCAGGCTGCACCTATGTCACAGATACCTGCTCAGGTGCCTCAGGTGCCTCAGGTTCCTCAAGTGGCTCAGCCTCAGCAGGTTCAACAGGTGGGTCAAATTCCGCAAGTGGGTCAAATGCCTCAAGTAGCACAGGTTTCTCAGCTCGGTGGTCAGCCTCGTCAGCAGCAGCCTAATGAAGATTCTACTTCGGGAATATTGCAACGCCTTAATCCACAAAATCAGTATCTGGGCTATGCGCAACAGCAACCAATTCCTCAGCTTCAGCAACAACCACAACCACAACCACAACCtcagcaacagcagcaacagcaacagcaacagcagcaacagcaacctCAGCAACAGGCACAACAGTCCCCACGACAACCACAACCGCAGGtgcaacagcagcaacaaccACAACAATATGATAAAGGGTTGCCACAATTGCAACCCATGTCAACTAATACTCAACAAATGATGTATTATCCATACTCAGGCTATTCTCACTACTATCCATATTCAGGATACTCTTATTACCAACAACAGGTACCTCAACAGATGCCTCAGATTGTTTCACAAGAAGAGGATTCAGAACTGAAATCACAACAGCcgcagcagcaacaactTCAGCAGCAACAAACTCAACAGCAACCATTAGCTCCTCCTATTATATCTAGTGCTGTAAACTCACATCCTGCTGGATATACCCAATCGCCTAGCTCCCGTTATTATCAGCTACCACCAACTTCCACATATCAATACCCTCGATTCCAACAATATGGTTTGCCGATGATACAACAACAAAGCCAGGCTTCAATATCTACGCCGAAATCTACCAACCGCAATAGCTCAGGTTCTTCCACCAACATATCACAGTTCGGTACCAATAGTCCGCTGGATTCATTTAGTAACGCTTCaccaaatccaaaagaGTTCCCTTTGAAAAGACGtaaatcaaataaaaaatcACACTTGACTCCAACTCAACCAAACACCACTACCTTCTCACAACAGGGTCAAAGGTCTAAAGTCACAACAACTATGTGGGAAGACGAGAACACCTTGTGTTACCAAGTCGAAGCTAATGGTGTCAGTGTAGTAAGAAGAGCTGACAATGATATGATCAATGGTACGAAACTATTGAACGTTACTAGAATGACAAGAGGACGCAGAGACGGTATTTTGAAAGCTGAAAAGATAAGACATGTTGTGAAAATTGGTTCCATGCATCTAAAAGGTGTTTGGATCCCATTTGAAAGAGCATTAGTTATGGCGCAGAGAGAAAAGATTgttgatcttctttatGCATTGTTTGTCAGGGACATTCAATCTATCATTCAACAAGAATCCAACGGCAAGTATCAGCAGCAGACTCAGCAGCATCAACATCATCCGTTGATGTCATTACCACAACAGAACCCTGTCCCGTATGCCAACCACCAGGATGATTCATCCAACCATCTCATGGTTCTGACTCAGGCAGGAGTTGCCATGCAGCAACAGGGAAATTACAACCCTAATCCACAAATTCCTCACTCTAACATCAACGAGTCTTCTGATAATAACAGCcaccaacaacagcaacagcaacaacaacaacaacaacaacaacaattcGCTACTCAATCGCAAGTTCAACAACAGCCACAGCAACTCCAAACAGACCAATCGCTACGACCAGCTTCTGTTGACAATAACCAGGAAAAGCTGCACCATCCAGCCGGTCAACTGACAGAAGCTGACCAAAAGCGTAATGACTCCACCACCAGCCAATTGGGAGCTTCTTCCAAACAGCATGATGAAGGAAATTCTAACACGAATGCCAACCCAAGTAACTTGAAGGATTGA
- the COP1 gene encoding coatomer subunit alpha (highly similar to uniprot|P53622 Saccharomyces cerevisiae YDL145C COP1 Alpha subunit of COPI vesicle coatomer complex which surrounds transport vesicles in the early secretory pathway), translating to MKMLTKFESKSTRAKGIAFHPSRPWVLVALFSSTIQLWDYRMGVLLHRFEDHEGPVRGIDFHPTQPLFVSAGDDYTIKVWSLESNKCLFTLDGHLDYVRTVFFHHELPWIISSSDDQTIRIWNWQNRKEIACLTGHNHFVMCAQFHPVEDLVVSASLDETVRVWDISGLRKRHSAPGTQSFEEQMRQQQNLLDGGFGDCVVKFILEGHTRGVNWASFHPTLPLIVSGSDDRQVKLWRMSATKAWEVDTCRGHTNNVDSVIFHPQQNLIISVGEDKTVRVWDLDKRTPIKQFKRENDRFWLVRAHPNLNLFGAAHDSGIMIFKLDRERPPTAINQNQLFFINREKQVQMFDYHKRITSLPYLSLKNIGKTWSSFRSMSYNPSQHSVLVNSSEKEANRFSLCVLPKQPSGAVEASNVISDDGSFAIFVARNRFVVHNGSTNSLEVRSLDNKTTKSIKLTDTVKDITLAAPGTVLILYSHSVVMMDVQQGKILHELSLKNIKYTVWSQDGQYVALMSKHTLTIANRKLEIVTSNHESIRIKSASWDETGVLIYSTLNHIKYCLLNGDSGIIKTLERTLYINKVHGKFVYALNREGEVEILTIDPTEYRFKKTLVNKNFPEVLRIIKNSNLVGQNIISYLQKSGYPEIALQFVEDPQTRFDLATQYGNLTVALEEAEKLNNELVWERLGKEALIQGNTDIAELVYQNTKQFDKLSFLYLLKGDNSKLAKMESIAEHRSDISGLIQNTFYNNSVQKRANVFLNAGSAPLAYAVAKANGDDDLATSILESEEIDEQDISLPTELNSSTNVKTPVISAPLKNWPLKQAEVSFFEKALLGQIEDLEISDDKEENVSDTTQNVGQFDLGEQDNLDFDDEAVGEEEDAWDLDQNDLELDDELEIEESEVTEEQVDESELPMWVKNSKLPAVLVAAGAFDAAAQALNKQVAVVNFEPLRTPFIDIYDGARTYMSATPNELPSIIGYIRADADEEDKSKILPFVPGVSVVTTKLNEGFKAFKANKLEVAIEHFRDVIYAIALLAVTDKEDETTAQTALATAREYILGLSMELERRALPANDVKRNLELAAYFSRTKLLPVHRSNALNVAMTQSFKNKNFVLASYFAGEFLKIITSGARADQAQKIKAKADSMAYDAIEIDFDPYAEFDICAASHTPIYKGSPSVADPLTGANYHVSEKGKIDRIALISKIGAPASGLRIQLSVN from the coding sequence ATGAAGATGTTAACTAAGTTCGAATCAAAGTCTACCAGGGCGAAAGGTATTGCTTTTCATCCGTCTAGGCCTTGGGTTCTGGTAGCACTTTTCTCATCAACCATCCAATTATGGGATTACCGTATGGGTGTTTTGCTTCACCGTTTTGAAGATCATGAGGGTCCGGTACGTGGCATTGATTTCCATCCAACGCAACCTCTTTTCGTTTCTGCAGGTGATGATTATACTATCAAAGTATGGTCTTTAGAGAGCAACAAGTGTCTATTCACATTGGACGGCCATTTAGACTATGTTCGTACAGTATTCTTCCATCACGAATTGCCATGGATTATTTCCAGTTCCGACGATCAAACCATCAGAATCTGGAACTGGCAGAACAGAAAGGAAATAGCATGTTTAACTGGCCATAACCACTTCGTAATGTGTGCCCAATTCCATCCAGTCGAAGATTTGGTGGTTTCTGCTTCTTTGGATGAAACCGTTAGAGTTTGGGATATTTCAGGGCTAAGAAAAAGACATTCCGCACCAGGCACTCAATCATTCGAAGAACAAATGAGACAGCAACAGAACTTACTTGACGGAGGATTTGGAGATTGTGTGGTGAAGTTCATTTTAGAAGGCCACACTAGAGGAGTAAATTGGGCTTCTTTCCATCCAACTTTACCATTGATCGTTTCCGGTTCTGATGATCGTCAAGTGAAATTGTGGAGAATGAGTGCCACAAAGGCATGGGAGGTCGATACTTGTAGAGGTCATACCAACAACGTTGATTCCGTCATTTTCCATCCTCAACAGAATCTCATTATATCAGTTGGTGAGGATAAAACCGTAAGAGTATGGGACTTGGACAAGCGTACTCCAATTAAACagttcaaaagagaaaatgacaGATTCTGGTTAGTGAGAGCTCACCCAAACCTAAATCTGTTCGGTGCTGCTCATGATTCTGGTATTATGATCTTTAAGTTGGACCGTGAAAGACCACCAACTGCTATAAACCAAAATCAGTTGTTCTTTATCAACAGGGAGAAACAAGTCCAAATGTTTGATTACCACAAGAGAATCACTTCTCTACcttatctttctttgaaaaacatcGGCAAGACCTGGAGTTCATTTAGAAGTATGTCTTATAACCCATCCCAACATTCCGTCCTTGTCAACTCCTCCGAAAAGGAAGCCAACAGGTTCAGCTTATGTGTCTTACCTAAACAACCTAGTGGAGCTGTTGAAGCTAGCAACGTCATCTCTGATGATGGTAGTTTTGCGATCTTCGTTGCTCGTAACAGATTTGTGGTGCACAATGGCAGCACTAATAGCTTGGAGGTTCGTAGTTTAGATAACAAAACCACAAAGTCAATCAAATTAACTGATACTGTTAAAGACATCACATTAGCTGCTCCTGGTACTGTTTTGATTCTATATTCTCATTCTGTGGTAATGATGGACGTCCAACAAGGTAAAATTCTTCATGAATTATCTTTAAAGAACATCAAGTATACAGTGTGGTCTCAAGATGGCCAATATGTTGCATTGATGAGTAAGCATACATTGACAATCGCAAACAGAAAACTGGAAATCGTTACATCAAACCATGAAAGTATTAGAATCAAGAGTGCAAGTTGGGATGAAACCGGTGTCCTAATTTATTCAACATTGAACCATATCAAATACTGTCTATTGAATGGTGATTCTGGTATCATTAAAACCTTAGAAAGAACATTATACATCAACAAGGTACATGGCAAATTTGTCTATGCTTTGAATCGTGAAGGGGAAGTAGAGATTTTGACAATTGATCCTACTGAATATCGTTTCAAGAAGACTTTAGTCAACAAAAATTTCCCTGAGGTATTGCGTATCATtaaaaattcaaatttaGTTGGTCAAAACATCATATcttatcttcaaaaatcaGGCTATCCTGAAATTGCGTTACAATTCGTGGAGGATCCTCaaacaagatttgatttgGCTACACAATACGGTAATTTGACAGTTGctcttgaagaagctgagaaattgaacaatgAACTTGTATGGGAAAGATTGGGCAAAGAAGCTTTGATCCAAGGTAACACAGATATCGCTGAATTGGTATATCAAAACACTAAGCAGTTTGATAAACTGTCTTTCCTATATCTACTTAAGGGAGACAACTCCAAACTGGCAAAAATGGAGTCTATTGCTGAACATAGATCAGATATTTCCGGCTTGATTCAAAATACCTTTTACAATAACTCAGTTCAGAAGCGTGCAAATGTCTTTTTAAATGCAGGCTCTGCTCCTTTGGCTTATGCAGTGGCAAAAGCTAACGGCGACGATGACCTTGCCACTTCCATTTTGGAATCcgaagaaattgatgagCAAGACATTTCCCTACCAACTGAACTCAACTCCTCCACAAATGTAAAAACCCCTGTCATTTCTGCTCCTTTGAAAAACTGGCCGTTAAAGCAAGCTGAAGTCtcattctttgaaaaagcCCTTTTGGGCCAAATcgaagatcttgaaatttctgatgataaGGAAGAAAATGTTTCAGATACTACCCAAAATGTTGGCCAGTTTGATTTAGGAGAACAAGATAACCTAGactttgatgatgaagctGTTggagaggaagaagatgctTGGGACCTAGACCAaaatgatttggaattaGACGACGAGTTAGAGATCGAAGAATCCGAAGTGACTGAAGAACAAGTAGATGAATCAGAATTGCCAATGTGGGTTAAAAATTCAAAGCTTCCAGCAGTTCTAGTAGCCGCTGGAGCCTTTGATGCTGCTGCCCAAGCCTTGAATAAGCAGGTAGCCGTTGTAAACTTCGAACCCCTCAGGACACCattcattgatatataCGATGGTGCAAGAACTTATATGAGTGCTACACCAAATGAATTACCTTCAATTATTGGATACATCCGAGCTGATGCCGATGAGGAGGACAAATCTAAAATACTACCATTTGTTCCTGGCGTTTCTGTAGTCACCACGAAGTTGAACGAGGGATTCAAAGCATTTAAGGCTAACAAATTGGAAGTTGCTATCGAGCACTTCCGAGACGTTATCTATGCCATAGCTTTGTTAGCAGTTACTgacaaagaagatgaaacaACAGCACAAACTGCACTTGCAACTGCTCGTGAATACATCTTAGGTCTTTCTATGGAGCTAGAACGTCGTGCTCTACCTGCCAATGACGTTAAGCGTAACCTGGAATTGGCAGCATACTTCAGCAGGACAAAACTTCTACCTGTGCATAGAAGTAATGCTTTGAATGTTGCTATGACCCaatcattcaaaaacaagaaCTTTGTATTAGCATCCTATTTCGCAGGCGAATTCCTCAAGATTATTACATCAGGTGCCCGTGCTGACCAAGCTCAGAAAATCAAAGCAAAGGCTGATTCGATGGCATATGATGCCATCGAGATTGATTTCGATCCTTATGctgaatttgatatctgTGCAGCTTCACATACCCCAATTTACAAAGGATCGCCATCTGTAGCAGATCCTTTAACTGGGGCGAACTATCACGTTTCTGAGAAGGGAAAGATTGATCGCATTGCTTTAATATCCAAGATCGGTGCCCCAGCTTCAGGATTGCGGATCCAACTTTCTGTAAACTAA
- the SPC42 gene encoding Spc42p (weakly similar to uniprot|P36094 Saccharomyces cerevisiae YKL042W Spindle pole body component SPC42) translates to MIHNGSTPRRFVFGNNDANERIVPEEYKYNSSMINELIKQNKDLHKQVTEKQEEIDRLNVLIGSFRAKLIKYTELNKKMQRDQQEQQHNRHQSFESKPRYKAEFTSESSSPVSNERDSEYLQIKKNNRHDENKIDDIYQKLELLTNLVNDAIHKQNNGEQREPSNFNSRIVSDDDIIISESQEFKQLQDQIDLLKRKLLIKKENELRKLSLNKELADLMDELSMNSSPSANQNIDPYSELSSRPKSGQQRRTNEDQQSLHCEHCHLKSHTQSHPSEPRFVNLKESLETPTPTPTQTPRKLKREKDTNVADKQYSLW, encoded by the coding sequence ATGATTCACAACGGATCAACGCCCAGAAGATTCGTATTTGGAAACAATGACGCGAACGAGCGCATTGTCCCGGAAGAATATAAGTACAACTCATCTATGATAAATGAATTGATAAAACAGAATAAGGATCTCCACAAACAGGTTacagaaaaacaagaagaaattgatagaTTGAACGTGCTAATTGGTTCGTTTAGGGcaaaattgatcaaatacACAGAACTCAACAAGAAAATGCAGCGAGACCAACAGGAACAGCAACATAATCGGCAtcaatcttttgaatccaaACCAAGGTACAAGGCTGAATTCACTAGTGAGTCTTCTTCACCTGTTAGCAATGAACGAGATTCTGAGTACCTGcaaatcaagaagaataatCGCCATGACGAGAATAAAATCGATGACATATACCAAAAACTAGAGTTACTTACAAATCTGGTCAACGATGCTATCCACAAACAAAATAATGGGGAACAGCGAGAACCCTCAAATTTTAATTCTAGGATAGTAagcgatgatgatattataATATCTGAATCTCAAGAGTTCAAACAGcttcaagatcaaataGACCtcttgaaaaggaaactcttgataaaaaaagagaatgaaCTGCGAAAATTATCGTTAAATAAAGAACTAGCCGACTTAATGGACGAGCTAAGTATGAATTCTTCACCATCCgcaaatcaaaatattgatCCATACTCCGAGCTGTCAAGCCGTCCGAAATCTGGGCAGCAAAGGCGCACTAATGAAGATCAGCAATCCCTGCATTGCGAACATTGCCATCTGAAAAGTCATACCCAAAGTCATCCATCCGAACCAAGATTTGTAAATCTAAAAGAATCTCTAGAAACACCAACACCAACACCCACTCAGACTCCTAGAAAGCTGAAAAGGGAAAAGGATACAAATGTTGCAGATAAACAATATTCGTTATGGTAA
- the PRI2 gene encoding DNA primase subunit PRI2 (similar to uniprot|P20457 Saccharomyces cerevisiae YKL045W PRI2 Subunit of DNA primase which is required for DNA synthesis and double-strand break repair), with product MFRQTKKRVANRRNFVGDDQNRIDVTGYGNQDDGMQYDILYPTKLTWYRLPPKGEITLEQFETWAIDRLKVLLELESLWQRNKSMKEIETTIKPVLSSKLNLGNDNESRKKDYYSHFILRLCFCRSKELRDKFVRAETLLFKIRFQMLTTQDQLNFISSLDLPYVNSIDEEEKQSLSTELYQTVSHLLTFQLNLTEETQRRQFFNREKYYKLPMENVMDLVGSRQIFIKKGWAYVPQFQQLNLISNEFSDCLQTELMGTYQMIPKLNEDDRILPILHHLSSGYVVTESQELNGAGVNDEFTHRSVKTKKVMEHFPLCAKQLMEQLQTNHHLRYQGRQQLSFFLKGIGLSVDEALQFWTESFTSGGKMTVDQFNKEYKYNFRHNYGLEGNRINYKPWDCRTILSKPRPSRGEYHGCPYRDYHPDKLVATLKEMSLTQQQVNSVVESCQQQDYTIACTKVFEAVHKTTTADLQIVHPNQYFERSRQAAAAVTTTN from the coding sequence ATGTTCAGACAAACCAAGAAACGTGTCGCCAATAGACGTAATTTTGTAGGCGATGATCAGAACCGAATTGATGTAACAGGGTATGGGAACCAAGATGATGGAATGCAATATGATATACTATACCCCACCAAACTCACATGGTATCGCTTGCCACCTAAGGGAGAGATAACGTTAGAACAGTTCGAAACATGGGCTATCGACAGGTTAAAAGTATTGCTCGAATTGGAATCCTTATGgcaaagaaataaaagtatgaaagaaattgaaaccaCCATCAAACCAGTTTTGAGCTCCAAATTGAACTTGGGCAACGATAAtgaatcaagaaagaaagattacTACTCTCATTTCATATTAAGGTTGTGTTTCTGTAGATCCAAAGAGCTAAGAGACAAATTCGTTAGAGCAGAAACACTACTATTCAAGATTAGGTTTCAAATGTTAACCACGCAGGACCAATTGAATTTCATCAGCAGTTTGGATCTTCCATACGTAAATTctattgatgaagaagagaaacaatCTTTGTCAACAGAATTGTATCAAACTGTATCTCATCTGTTGactttccaattgaatttgaCGGAAGAAACTCAGAGAAGACAGTTCTTCAACAGAGAAAAATACTACAAGTTACCTATGGAAAATGTGATGGATTTAGTCGGGTCCCGTCAGATTTTTATTAAGAAAGGATGGGCATACGTGCCTCAATTCCAACAGTTGAATCTTATCAGTAACGAATTTAGTGACTGTTTGCAAACTGAACTAATGGGCACATATCAAATGATTCCAAAACTTAACGAGGATGATAGAATCTTACCTATTTTGCATCATTTATCCTCGGGGTATGTTGTTACCGAATCACAAGAGTTGAATGGTGCGGGTGTAAATGATGAATTCACACATAGATCTGTGAAGACAAAAAAAGTTATGGAACACTTCCCATTATGTGCTAAACAATTAATGGAACAATTACAGACAAACCATCATCTCAGGTATCAAGGCCGTCAACAGCTATCGTTTTTCTTGAAAGGTATCGGTCTGTCTGTAGACGAGGCATTGCAATTCTGGACGGAATCGTTCACTTCTGGTGGAAAGATGACTGTAGATCAGTTCAACAAAGAATATAAGTATAATTTCCGTCACAATTATGGTCTTGAAGGTAACAGAATTAATTATAAGCCATGGGACTGCCGTACAATTCTTTCCAAGCCTAGGCCCAGTAGAGGAGAGTACCATGGATGTCCTTACAGAGATTACCATCCGGATAAATTAGTTGCGACGCTGAAAGAGATGTCCTTAACGCAACAACAGGTCAATAGTGTGGTAGAATCATGCCAACAACAAGATTACACCATCGCTTGTACCAAAGTATTCGAAGCAGTTCACAAGACTACTACGGCTGATTTGCAGATAGTACATCCGAATCAATATTTCGAAAGGTCGAGACAAGCTGCCGCCGCTGTTACCACAACGAATTGA
- the MSK1 gene encoding lysine--tRNA ligase MSK1 (similar to uniprot|P32048 Saccharomyces cerevisiae YNL073W MSK1 Mitochondrial lysine-tRNA synthetase required for import of both aminoacylated and deacylated forms of tRNA(Lys) into mitochondria) produces MLRSYHILRGFQRLHSTEAGVLEYRTRNAEISKNLTKWYPSLSNIPKPTIDVSRFIKEYDGLKVDDRSTTHTLRGKITNMRFSGKKIGFINLLNDEKSLQVIVNLSNLPMSVGEFQAHMRKFKIGDHIQVTGFPGVSQKQGTLSLKVNSELKMLSPAQIPIPPKLLDSSKRNSNKTLDYLVNGTEAIYIRHLVTKRIREWLYKQEFIEVETPIISSKSNGANAKPFITHCTAIDKEQPFELRIAPELWLKRLCIGGMNKIFEIGKVFRNEGIDSTHNPEFTTLEFYQCYINMEQLIEMSESLLIYVCQGIDKPKAQELLDQIKANNGKFKRLEFLPTLTQKTGIDFDNMDLNNAELLKEKLRKANISISESSVSPQQILDELCGKYIESQCDTLLPTIIYHHPTVLSPLAKTDSNNVQITKRFEIFINRKEYMNAYEEENCPDLQLEKFTNQLASKTQFKDDEMMAVDLPYVQAMKYGMPPIGGFGLGIDRLCMLLADTQRIEEVLSFGTLDDVNRQ; encoded by the coding sequence ATGTTGAGGTCATATCACATCCTTCGCGGGTTCCAAAGGTTACACTCGACCGAGGCCGGTGTCTTGGAGTACAGGACAAGAAATGCAGAAATATCTAAGAATTTAACCAAATGGTACCCTTCTCTATCAAATATTCCGAAACCTACGATAGATGTGTCTCGTTTCATTAAAGAGTATGATGGTTTAAAGGTAGATGACCGTTCAACTACACATACTTTACGAGGAAAGATCACCAATATGAGATTCTCCGGTAAGAAGATTGGTTTCATTAACCTCTTAAATGATGAGAAATCGCTGCAAGTAATTGTTAACCTCAGTAACCTTCCCATGTCTGTTGGTGAGTTTCAGGCACACATGAGAAAGTTCAAGATTGGAGATCACATTCAAGTAACAGGATTTCCGGGGGTGTCTCAAAAGCAGGGAACATTATCCCTTAAGGTGAAttcagaattgaaaatgctCTCTCCAGCACAAATACCAATTCCTCCAAAGCTTCTTGATTCGAGCAAAAGAAACTCTAATAAAACGTTGGATTACTTGGTTAATGGAACGGAAGCAATATACATACGGCACTTGGTAACTAAAAGAATCAGAGAATGGCTCTATAAGCAGGAGTTCATTGAAGTGGAGACACCAATAATCTCTTCTAAATCTAATGGAGCTAATGCCAAGCCTTTTATTACCCATTGTACTGCCATCGATAAGGAACAACCGTTCGAACTACGGATCGCTCCTGAATTATGGTTGAAACGGTTATGCATTGGTGGCATGAAcaaaatctttgaaatcgGTAAGGTATTCAGAAATGAAGGTATAGATTCTACACATAACCCGGAATTCACAACCTTGGAATTTTATCAGTGCTATATCAATATGGAGCAACTTATAGAAATGAGTGAATCCCTCTTAATATATGTATGTCAGGGAATCGATAAACCCAAAGCACAAGAATTATTAGACCAAATTAAGGCCAACAATggtaaattcaaaagaCTGGAGTTCTTACCTACATTAACACAAAAGACGGGAATCGATTTTGACAATATGGATTTGAATAATGCCGAACTTcttaaagaaaaattgagaAAAGCTAACATCAGCATATCAGAATCGTCTGTATCGCCACAACAGATTTTGGATGAACTATGTGGTAAATACATTGAATCACAGTGTGATACTTTGCTGCCGACTATCATATACCATCATCCTACAGTGTTATCTCCATTAGCGAAAACTGATTCCAATAACGTTCAAATCACAAAAcgttttgaaattttcatcaacCGTAAAGAGTATATGAACGCATACGAGGAAGAAAATTGCCCCGACTTACAATTGGAGAAATTCACTAATCAATTGGCATCCAAAACCCAGTTCAAAGATGACGAAATGATGGCGGTTGATCTACCTTATGTTCAGGCTATGAAGTACGGAATGCCTCCCATTGGTGGATTTGGTCTGGGTATTGATAGATTGTGTATGCTATTGGCAGACACACAGCGAATTGAGGAAGTTTTAAGTTTTGGGACCCTTGACGATGTCAACAGGCAATAA